The segment TGATTGTCGGCGATATCGAGACCGGGATGCAGCTTGGCTGCCTCGAGCTGGATGAAGAGGACCTCGCGCTGTGCACTTACGTGTGCCCGGGCAAGTACGAGTACGGTCCCATCCTGCGTGACAACCTCACCACGATCGAGAAAGAGGTCTGATGATGGGCATTCGACAGACTCTGGATAATCTGGAGCCGCACTTCCACAAGGGTGGCAAGTACGAGAAGTTCTACGCGCTCTACGAAGCCGTGGACACGATTTTCTATGTACCGGCGAGTGTCACGCGTACTACGGCGCACGTGCGTGATGGCATCGATCTGAAGCGCATCATGATCACGGTCTGGATGTGCACCTTCCCGGCCATGTTCTTTGGCATGTACAACGCTGGTCTACAGGCCAACGACGCTATCGCGGGCGGTTTCAGTTCACTGGGCGGCTGGCGTGAAGCGATTGTCATGCTGCTGGCAGGAAGCCACGATGCGGGTAGTGTGTGGGCCAACTTCATCCTTGGCGCCACCTACTTCCTGCCTATCTATCTGGTGACCTTCGCCGTCGGCGGTTTCTGGGAAGTGCTGTTCGCCATGCGTCGTGGCCATGAAGTCAATGAAGGCTTCTTCGTCACTTCCGTGCTGTTCGCGCTGACGCTGCCGGCAACGATTCCGTTGTGGCAGGTCGCGTTGGGCATCACCTTTGGTGTGGTGATCGGCAAGGAAGTCTTCGGTGGTACCGGCAAGAACTTCCTCAATCCGGCACTGTCCGGTCGTGCTTTCCTGTACTTCGCATATCCGGCCAGTATTTCCGGTGATGCGGTATGGGTGCCGGCGGATGGGTATACCGGTGCTACCGCACTGTCGACTGCTGCGCAGGATGGCATGGGTGCGCTGATGCACCAGATGAGCTGGTCTGATGCCTTCCTTGGCTTTATCCCCGGTTCCATGGGTGAGGTGTCCACTCTGGCCATCTTCATTGGTGCGGCGGTACTGTTATGGACACGCATTGCCTCGTGGCGAATCATGCTGGGTGTACTATTGGGCATGATTGCGACAGCTTCGTTGTTCAATAGCATCGGCAGTGATACCAACTCGATGTTCGCGATGCCGTGGTACTGGCATCTGGTGATCGGTGGCTTCGCCTTCGGTATGGTCTTCATGGCGACGGATCCTGTCTCGGCCTCGATGACCAACAAGGGCAAGTTGGTATTCGGTGCACTGATCGGTGTGATGACCGTGCTGATTCGCGTGGCCAATCCGGCCTTCCCGGAGGGCATCATGCTGGCGATTCTGTTCGCCAACCTGTTCGCCCCGCTGATCGACCACTTCGTCGTCCAGGCCAACATCAAGCGCCGTATCAAGCGCGAGACTGCCGGCATCGCGAACGAGGAGACTGCCTGACATGGCCAGCAATAATTCCATCAAGAAAACCCTCGGTGTCGCGCTTGCGTTATGCATCGTCTGCTCGGTGGTCGTTTCCACCGCAGCGGTCGTGCTGCGTCCGCAGCAGCTGACCAACGCCGAGCTTGACCGCAAGAGCAACATTCTTGCGGTCGCCGAGCTGCTCCAGCCGGGCGAAGATGTCGGCCAGCAGTTCCGTGACAAGGTCACCGCCAAGGTGGTTGATCTCAATACTGGCGACTATGTCGACAATATTGATCCGGAAAAGTATGACCAGGCCAAGATGTCCAAGGACCCGGCGACTTCACGCACGCTATCTGGCGATGAAGATCTGCCGGGCATCAAGCGTCGTGAGCAGTATTCCGTGGTCTACCTGGTCGGTGATGTCGAACAGCCTGATCAGATCATTGTCCCGGTACGTGGCAATGGCCTGTGGTCGATGATGTACGGTTATCTTGCCCTCAAGGGTGACGGCAATACCGTCGTCGGACTGTCCTTCTATCAACAGGGGGAAACTCCTGGGCTTGGCGGCGAAGTTGACAATCCGAAGTGGAAGGCTCAGTGGGATGGCAAGAAGATCTATCCTGAAGACAGCATGGATCCGGAAGTGCGTCTGAAGAAGGGCGGTGTCAATTCGTCTTCTCCGGATGCTCAGTACCAGGTCGATGCTCTGTCTGGTGCTACCCTGACCAGTAACGGTGTGACCAACCTGCTGCAGTTCTGGATGGGTGAAAATGGCTTTGCCAAATACCTGACCCAGTTCCGCGACGTCAAAGGAGCGTAACGATGTCTGCCGAAACTCCTAAAGGTGTCCTGACGACGCCGATCTTCAAGAACAACCCTATCGCGTTACAGATCCTCGGCATCTGTTCCGCGCTGGCGGTGACCAACTCGATGAACACCGCCCTGATCATGGGGATTGCGGTGTCGCTGGTAACAGCGTTCTCCAGCATGTTCATCTCGTTGATTCGCAACCATATCCCGTCGTCTATCCGCATCATCGTGCAGATGACGATCATTGCCTCGCTGGTCATCGTGGTCGATCAGTCGCTGAAGGCTTTCGCATTCGAAACCTCCAAGCAGCTGTCGGTCTTCGTTGGTCTGATCATCACCAACTGTATCGTCATGGGTCGCGCTGAAGCTTACGCGATGCAGAACGGTCCGGTGATGAGTTTCATCGATGGTATCGGCAATGGCTTGGGCTATACCGTGATCCTGCTGGTGGTTGGCTTCGTGCGTGAACTGTTCGGTTCCGGCTCTCTGTTCGGCGTGACCATCCTGCAAACCGTCAATGATGGTGGCTGGTACATCCCGAATGGCCTGATGCTGCTGCCGCCGTCTGCGTTCTTCGTCATCGGGCTGTTCATCTGGGTGCTGCGTAGCGTGTATCCGGAGCAGGTCGAGAAGGCGGAGTACAAGATTACCGCCAATACCAAGATCAAGGAGGCCGTGTAACATGTTCGAACACTATCTGAGCCTGTTCATCAAGGCCGTGTTCGTCGAGAACATGGCACTGGCCTTCTTCCTGGGGATGTGTACATTCCTGGCGGTGTCCAAGAAGATCCAGTCCGCGATCGGTCTTGGCGTGGCGGTTGTCGTGGTGCTGGCGGTAACGGTGCCGGTCAACAACCTGATCCTGAACTACCTGCTGCGTGAAGGCGCGCTGACCTGGACGGGTCTGGAGGGGGCCGAGAGCATCGATCTGTCCTTCCTGGGCTATCTATCCTACATCGGCGTCATCGCGGCGATCGTGCAGATTCTCGAGATGTTCCTCGACAAGTTCGTGCCTGCGCTCTACAACGCGCTGGGTGTGTTCCTGCCGTTGATCACGGTCAACTGCGCCATCCTCGGTGCTGCACTGTTCATGGTTCAGCGTGACTACACCTTCGGTGAGTCCGTTATCTATGGCGTGGGTGCAGGCTTTGGTTGGGCGCTGGCGATCGCTGCACTTGCCGGCATTCGCGAGAAGCTCAAGTACTCTGACGTGCCAGCTGGCTTGCAGGGTCTGGGTATCACCTTCATTACCGTTGGCCTGATGTCGTTGGGCTTCATGTCCTTCTCCGGCGTCCAGCTGTAACGCAACCGAGCATAAGGAAACCGACATGGTTGATATTTCCATCATCGTGCTCGGCGTTGTCATGTTCACCGTGGTCGTTATCGGCCTGGTGCTCGTGATCCTCGCGGCACGCAGCAAGCTGGTCTCGAGTGGCGACGTCCAGATCGAGATCAATGGCGATCCTGCCAACACCCTGACGACCCAGGCCGGCGGCAAGCTGCTGCAGACCCTGGCTGCCAATGGCATCTTCCTGTCCTCTGCTTGTGGTGGCGGTGGCTCCTGTGCCCAGTGTAAGTGCCGGATCTCTGAAGGCGGCGGCTCCATCCTGCCGACAGAAGAGTCCCACTTCACCATGGGTGAGAAGAAGGAAGGCTGGCGTCTGTCGTGTCAGGTACCGGTCAAGCAGGACATGAAGGTCGAGGTGCCGGAAGAAATCTTCGGCGTCAAGAAGTGGGAAACCACGGTCAGCGCCAACCCGAACGTCGCGACCTTCATCAAGGAGCTGAACCTGGAGCTGCCGGAAGACGAGGAAGTCAACTTCCGCGCGGGTGGCTACGTTCAGCTGGAAGCACCGGCTTACGACATCAAGTTCTCCGACTTCGACATCGATGAAGAATATCGTGGCGACTGGGAGAAGTTTGGCCTGTTCAACATTCAGCACAAGAATGAAGCGCCGGTGATTCGTGCCTACTCGATGGCGAACTATCCGGAAGAGTACGGCATCCTGAAGTTCAACATCCGTGTCGCGACGCCACCGCCCAACAGCCA is part of the Cobetia sp. L2A1 genome and harbors:
- a CDS encoding NADH:ubiquinone reductase (Na(+)-transporting) subunit B, translated to MMGIRQTLDNLEPHFHKGGKYEKFYALYEAVDTIFYVPASVTRTTAHVRDGIDLKRIMITVWMCTFPAMFFGMYNAGLQANDAIAGGFSSLGGWREAIVMLLAGSHDAGSVWANFILGATYFLPIYLVTFAVGGFWEVLFAMRRGHEVNEGFFVTSVLFALTLPATIPLWQVALGITFGVVIGKEVFGGTGKNFLNPALSGRAFLYFAYPASISGDAVWVPADGYTGATALSTAAQDGMGALMHQMSWSDAFLGFIPGSMGEVSTLAIFIGAAVLLWTRIASWRIMLGVLLGMIATASLFNSIGSDTNSMFAMPWYWHLVIGGFAFGMVFMATDPVSASMTNKGKLVFGALIGVMTVLIRVANPAFPEGIMLAILFANLFAPLIDHFVVQANIKRRIKRETAGIANEETA
- a CDS encoding Na(+)-translocating NADH-quinone reductase subunit C, coding for MASNNSIKKTLGVALALCIVCSVVVSTAAVVLRPQQLTNAELDRKSNILAVAELLQPGEDVGQQFRDKVTAKVVDLNTGDYVDNIDPEKYDQAKMSKDPATSRTLSGDEDLPGIKRREQYSVVYLVGDVEQPDQIIVPVRGNGLWSMMYGYLALKGDGNTVVGLSFYQQGETPGLGGEVDNPKWKAQWDGKKIYPEDSMDPEVRLKKGGVNSSSPDAQYQVDALSGATLTSNGVTNLLQFWMGENGFAKYLTQFRDVKGA
- a CDS encoding NADH:ubiquinone reductase (Na(+)-transporting) subunit D; this translates as MSAETPKGVLTTPIFKNNPIALQILGICSALAVTNSMNTALIMGIAVSLVTAFSSMFISLIRNHIPSSIRIIVQMTIIASLVIVVDQSLKAFAFETSKQLSVFVGLIITNCIVMGRAEAYAMQNGPVMSFIDGIGNGLGYTVILLVVGFVRELFGSGSLFGVTILQTVNDGGWYIPNGLMLLPPSAFFVIGLFIWVLRSVYPEQVEKAEYKITANTKIKEAV
- the nqrE gene encoding NADH:ubiquinone reductase (Na(+)-transporting) subunit E gives rise to the protein MFEHYLSLFIKAVFVENMALAFFLGMCTFLAVSKKIQSAIGLGVAVVVVLAVTVPVNNLILNYLLREGALTWTGLEGAESIDLSFLGYLSYIGVIAAIVQILEMFLDKFVPALYNALGVFLPLITVNCAILGAALFMVQRDYTFGESVIYGVGAGFGWALAIAALAGIREKLKYSDVPAGLQGLGITFITVGLMSLGFMSFSGVQL
- the nqrF gene encoding NADH:ubiquinone reductase (Na(+)-transporting) subunit F; this encodes MVDISIIVLGVVMFTVVVIGLVLVILAARSKLVSSGDVQIEINGDPANTLTTQAGGKLLQTLAANGIFLSSACGGGGSCAQCKCRISEGGGSILPTEESHFTMGEKKEGWRLSCQVPVKQDMKVEVPEEIFGVKKWETTVSANPNVATFIKELNLELPEDEEVNFRAGGYVQLEAPAYDIKFSDFDIDEEYRGDWEKFGLFNIQHKNEAPVIRAYSMANYPEEYGILKFNIRVATPPPNSQYPPGLMSTYVFSLKPGDKITVMGPFGEFFAKDTDAEMIFIGGGAGMAPMRSHIFDQLKRLNSTRKISFWYGARSMRESFYNEEYDLLAEENDNFEWHLALSDPQPEDNWEGATGFIHNVLYENYLKDHPAPEDCEFYMCGPPMMNAAVVKMLTDLGVEPENILLDDFGG